The Solanum lycopersicum chromosome 8, SLM_r2.1 DNA segment CCACATTATTATTATGGGGTTCATCTGAACCCACTTCgatggaaaattatatatttttacatagttaaaataatatttaggtATATAGTAGATGTAGATCCCCTTCGACTACTTATTGTGTATATTTCTTCATGTTTAAACCACTTACTGATAACTCTGTTTCTACCACTGGTGTTATGCGTGTAAGAGGGGTGTTGGTCTACTAAGAATCCCTTAGTACTCCTACTTTGAATGGTCCAGagatttaaaaatgaaaaaaaaaagactcaaaCAACTTTGATGAACGGTCGGAAGGCATCTATGAGTGTTATCTATGATTCATGTTTTCATTTACAAAACATAGAACTTTGTCCATAGACATCATAGTGAAATACTAGTTTTCAGAAGTTTTAATCCATGAGAACCATCTACAGTACGTGATTCGCATTATGGCCCATAATGTACAATCTTAAACTCGGAGGGAAGTCTGATTTTTAGAACTTAATTTTCAAGTCCTAACTACGACTCATAGAACCTTTTACAACTTGTAGTCCTTGCTCTTCCTATTCGGGTAAATTTAAGTTTCTAGAACTTATATACGAATCGTGTTGATAATCTGTAAAAGGGTTACGtagtataaaatcaactcaTGACTTAAGTTTTTGTTTATGAAGTGTCATATATGGATCCCATCTAAGGCTTGTGGTTTCGTTTACGATCCATAGATGATATTcgtaaatataaaaattctatcaagttagaattttttaaattgtccAAACCTGGTCTGCATTGAGGGACTTCTGAGATGTTACTGTCTCAagtttacaaaaattaatttaagaaatgTGTAGTTAATGTAGTGGTAATATATTGAgaggaaaaatatatttcttttatataataaaatgaatatgtaaaaaaaaagtaatggaCTAATAAAAGTGAAAGGATGAAATGATAGTTTTGTAACGAGCGCGTCAAAGGACCGGAGTGAGTAATTTTATAGTGAGTTATCACTATCAGTATTTTCATCTCTCACTAACTAAAAAAGCTATTATTGTCTCTTCGATCctatttattaatcaatttttactAACATAgttatttcaaaagatttatcTTTTCAGAAaataagataattattttttcaattctagTCATTACTACTTATTAGATAGGcaatatagaaaaatttaaCATGGCTCACTTTTAGAGGTGTTTTTTTTGttgctattttttatttattagagAAAATTTGGTGTTAGCTTGTTTGGAGTAACTTATAACATTTAAGAATAATTTTACTGACATATTCTCGAGTTTCGCTTCATAACATTTATCTCCCATCTAACATATAATTCCACACTTATTTTGGTTAGTTTGATTTCTTTGTTACGattcctttaaaatatttatgagaAATAGCCAAAAGATACCTAATATATTACCAAATTCTCAACTACACACTTATACTTCACGAGGGTCCTATTACCCCGTTAACATTTTAAATGTATGATATATACCCGTTTAAAAAAACTCACGCCCAAATTTGTATCAAAATATTAAGTGGCACACGCTTGCCACGTAATTTACctttcaataaattaaaaaaataatattttttcctttattttactttttcttttatattgcccttcttgtcattctcttctatTTCCTTTCTtgctcattttttttctatactTTGGTGGAATGATTTTTTAAACTAGCGAAGCAACCTTAAATTTAGAATCCCTTGAGTTAACTTTTTTTCCCATAAACCTTATGTACATCAATTGAAAATTCTTCATGAATTttgttcaataaaataaaaaaattaaaaaaggttGATTGATGGTAAAAAGATTTACCATTTGATGTTATTTTGTAGGATATGTAATTAATGTATTGCATTGAAGCTTAGTGATGAACACAAAAGAGTGATAGTTTTCAATATtactttaaatttgatttttcaaagtgaattttcaattttttggttgaaattaTTGAGAGTTTAGCAACTTTAAAGATGAAGTGGTTAGGTCAGGATAACATAACTacgaaattttataaatttcactCAAGGATTTCTAAATTTATCcattaatgacactaaaatttgATCCTCTTgactttcaattttaattttaattttaagttgttgtcaatttttcaaatgaatttaCCGTAAAATAATTGTGATTTGAGGGTAAAAATCTGCTTAATCATAGGAGGCTGACAAATGACTTGGTGGTGGAACTGAGTTTTCATCAATGCTTATGgtgaagagagaaaaataaaacgttaaaaaaattgaaaatgaaaggaaactatttttttaattaaaaaaaaatagaaaaccaaTATAAACTGTGAAGAAGCTCTGTTAATGagcttcaagaagaagaaaggaagaagatgaagtagACGAGAGAGAATGAGGAAATTGTGTAACTATATTTTCTGTGTGTATTTTCTCATAGGCTTAcatacctatatatatatatacaatttacaTAAGTGTATATACAAGATACTTAGCCTAACTACTTTACTTAACTAACTAATTTGTagttaactaactaactaactaacaacCTTACAACTAGAATATTAAAAGAATAGTACAAAGATTAGTATACAAGTTCTcttaacactccccctcaagctaaGAATTGgaaaatacatttttcattCCTAGCTTGACAATTAGTTCTTCATGTTGAGGCTTGCACAACCCTTTAGTAAGTATATCAGCTTGTTGTTCTCTTGTTCCCAAGTGTTGTGTCTGAATCAGTTCTTCAAGTATCTTCTCTCTTACAAAATGACAATCTATGTCAAAatgttttgttctttcatgGAAGATTGGATGTGCTGCAATTTGGATAGCAGCTTTGTTATCACAAAATACTTTCACTGGCAACTGTATGTTCATTCCTAACTCTTTGAATAAGCCCTTTAACCAGACTATCTCAGCAACTGTCGTGGCCATACTCCTGAATTCAGCTTCTGCAGAGCtccttgatattgtgttttgtttctttgatttccaagacaCCAGTGTTCCTCCTAGTTTGATCATATAACCAGTAACTGACCTCCTTGTTTCTACACAAGCTCCCCAGTCAGAGTCACAATAAGCAACCATCTCATTGTTTTTGTTACTTGGCATAAACAGTCCAAGCCCTGCAGTTCCTTTTATATATCTCACAACTCTGAGTGCAGCTTCCATATGAGATGATTTAGGTGAGTGCATATATTGGCTAAGAACCTGTACTACAAAAGATAGATCAGGTCTAGTCATGGTTAAATATAGTAACTTTCCTACAAGTCTCTGATATTTTCCAAACTCATCAAGAactaagtcttctgcattagaATTTTTTCCAATAACTTCATCAAACACAGTAGAGGTTAACTTGTGATTAAACTCCAAAGGTGTAGAGTAAGGCTTGCATCATGCTAACCCCAGCTTAGCCACAAGTCCTAAAGCATACTTCCTTTGATTCATAAGTATACCTTCCTTAGATCTGGAGAATTCAAttccaagaaaatatttaagctCATCAAGATCTTTCATTCTAAACCTTAGTTGTAGGTCCTTCCTTATTTGTTGTATATGATGCAAACTGCTCCCAGTAACCAGgagatcatcaacataaaccaaGATGACTAGAAGATCTTTACCTATGTTCTTAGTAAAAAGTGAGTAATCATAATTAGATTGTGAAAAtcccatatcaactaaggcttcTGTTAGTTTTAAGTTCCATTGCCTTGGTTCTTGCTTCAGCCCATACAAGGACTTATGAAGTTTGCAAACCATATTTTTCTCCCCCTGGCTTGCAAAAACTTCAGGTATCTGCATATAAACTTCTTCAGGAAGGTCACCTTGAAGAAATGCATTGTGAACATCTATTTGGAATATAAACCAGCCACATGAAGTAGCTAAAGCCACTACTGACCTCACTGTAACCATCTTAGCTACTGGTGAGAATGTCTCAGTATAGTCTAAGCCTTCCTTTTGATTGTACCCTTTTGCTACTAACCTGGCTTTATACTTCTCAACTTCTCCAGATACTTTATACTTAACTTTAAACACCCACTTACAGCCAATAGGAACCTTTGTTGAAGGTAAAGGAACAATAGACCAAGTATTATTGTTTTCTAGAGCATTGATCTCATCTTTCATGGCATTTACCCAATGAGTATCTTGACAGGCCTCTTTATATGTATGAGGTTCAGGAATAAGAGAATATGCAGCAAGAGATGCTCTATATGTAGGGGCTAGTTTAGAATAGGTAACATATTGTGACATAGGATATAAACATGCACTTTGTGCACTTTCAGTCACATATGAGTCCATCCAAATAGGTGGTTTAGATTGTCCAGAGGATCTTCTTAAAGGAACTAATGGGGTTGTAGTGTTAGAAGAAGTCTGAGGCTGTATAGAAGTTGTAGGATTTAAACCAGGAATGAAAGTTTTATCAGATTCTGATTCAAATGACTCAGTACATAAGCTATCTTGAAGATCTAGAACTGGAAACAGATGATCTGGAAATGATTGAAGACTCTTGAAAGGTAATATATCTTCTTTAAACACAGTGTCTCTGCTTATAAAGAAAGATTTGCAAGTCaagttatataaaatataacctTTCTTGTTCATAGAATACCCCATATGCACAGCTGGAACAGCTCTAGGTGCAAACTTGTCTATAACTTTAGGATCTGTAGCATAGCATAGACTTCCAAGCACTTTAAGATGCTGAAGATTAGGAGCTTGTCCAAATAGCCTTTCAAAAGAACTTTGTCCTTTTAACAACTCAGTAGGTAGTCTATTTAGTATATATACAGCAGTAGTAACACAAAATCCCCAAAATTGTAGAGGTATACCAGCCTGAAACCTTATGTTAAGAATAGACCTATGTTTTCTCTCAACTACTCTATTCTGTTGAGGAGTATACACACATG contains these protein-coding regions:
- the LOC138337974 gene encoding secreted RxLR effector protein 161-like, which produces MTRPDLSFVVQVLSQYMHSPKSSHMEAALRVVRYIKGTAGLGLFMPSNKNNEMVAYCDSDWGACVETRRSVTGYMIKLGGTLVSWKSKKQNTISRSSAEAEFRSMATTVAEIVWLKGLFKELGMNIQLPVKVFCDNKAAIQIAAHPIFHERTKHFDIDCHFVREKILEELIQTQHLGTREQQADILTKGLCKPQHEELIVKLGMKNVFSNS